GCTCTTTGTATATTTAGCGTTTAAATTTCATAAATGGCAACAAGCTTTACAAAAGTTCTAGAGAAATATCGCAAAATTTCATTTTCCCAAAGAGACAAAGGGGATCGGTTCGAACGATTAATGAAAGCTTATTTGCTCACTGATCCCAAATACACAGCAATATTTAAAAAAGTTTGGATGTGGAATGAATTTCCTTCCAAAGCTGATCTAGGAGGTACAGATACCGGTATCGATCTGGTAGCCTTAACTTTTGATGGTGATTATTGGGCAATCCAATGTAAATGTTATGAAGAAAATACGGTAATCGATAAAAAAGCTGTTGACACGTTTTTATCTACATCAAGCAGATCATTCAAGAATGATGATTTACAGACCACACATTTCTCACAATGCTTATGGATTTCCACATCGAATAACTGGACCAATAACGCCACAGAATCTTTAAAAAACCAAAGACCACCTGTTTCTAGAATAAATATATACGATTTAAATCAGGCACCTGTTGATTGGGAAAAGTTAGAAAATAATATAACTGGGGAACAGGCAAGAACTAAAAAATACCCACTCAAAGACCATCAGAAAGAAGCTCTGACAAACACACACACTTATTTTAAGGAAAATGACCGTGGTAAACTTATCATGGCCTGCGGTACAGGTAAAACCTTTACATCACTTCGAATTGCAGAAAATGAAACCTCTGGAAAAGGTCTTATTCTTTTCCTGGTTCCTTCCATAGCATTACTAGGACAAACGCTTAATGAGTGGAGTGCCCAGGCGATGGAAAAAATTAATCCTATTTGTATTTGCTCGGACCCGGAAATTACCAAGAAAAAAACTAAAGTTGAGGATATCGATACTACGTCGGTAATAGATTTGGCCTTACCGGCCTCCACTAATGTGCCGAATATTATTCAGCAGTTTCATAGATTGAAATCACATGACAACGGAGGGATGACGGTAGTTTTCTCAACTTACCAATCTATTGAAGTTATTGCAAAAGCACAGGCAGAATTAGGTAAAATATTTCCTGAGTATGCGGAGTTTGATCTCATTATTTGCGACGAAGCTCACAGAACCACAGGTGCCAAATTAGCGTCAGAAGACGAATCTGCCTTCACCAAAGTCCACGATAACGAGTTTCTTAAAGCTAAAAAGAGGCTTTACATGACGGCCACCCCACGGTTATACGACCAGGAGACAAAAAGTAAAGCTGCTCAGGCAGAAGCGCTCTTATGGTCAATGGATGATGAAAAAATCTATGGTGAGGAAATCTACAGAATTGGTTTTGGGGAAGCGGTAGGAAGAAAACTTCTTACTGATTACAAAGTTCTTATTCTAACATTAAGTGAAACTGACGTGCCACCGGTTATTCAGCAAATGATATCCAATGGAGAAAGTGAAATCCGTGTTGATGATATGCCGAAGCTTATTGGCTGCATTAATGCATTATCTAAACAGGTTTTGGGCGACGAAGGTTTGCTAAAAGCTACCGATCCTAACCCTATGCGTAGAGCGGTCGCGTTTTGTTCTACAATTGCTAATTCGAAAACAATTACCCAGACTTTAAATTCTGTTTCGGATACCTATATTGATACACTTCCCGAGGAAAGCAATGTTAATACGGTTTCAGTTTCCTCAGATCATATTGATGGTACCATGTCGGCAACAGAGCGTAACAAACTCTTGGATTGGTTGAAAGACGAACCGGAAGATAATGAATGCCGTGTACTTACAAACGTACGCTGCTTAAGCGAAGGTGTTGATGTGCCTTCCCTGGATGCAGTGATGTTCCTTTCCGCTCGGAATAGCCAGGTAGATGTGGTGCAGTCAGTTGGTCGTGTGATGCGTTTATCCGAAGGAAAGCAGTACGGTTACATTATTATCCCCGTCGTCGTTCCCACCACAATAAGTGCAGAAGAAGCATTGGATGATAACGAACGGTTTAAAGTGGTTTGGACAGTTCTAAACGCACTTCGTGCTCACGATGACCGTTTCAACGCAACAGTAAACAAAATCGAATTAAATAAGAAAAAACCATCCAATATTTTAGTGGGCGGAGTCGCAACCGGTTTTTCTCCCGACGGCAAACCCTACGAGAAAGGCGCTTACGATGGTGGTTCAACTGAAGTGTTGGAAAAACAGCTGAAAATCCAGTTCGAGGAACTTCAGAATGCAGTGTTCGCACGTATGGTCCAGAAGGTCGGCGATCGCCGTTACTGGGAGCAGTGGGCTAAATCCGTTGGGGATATTGCAGCCAGACAAAAGGAACGCATCATTCAGCTCATTGTAGATTCTCCTAAACATGCTAAGGAATTCGAACGCTTCCTGAAGGGGTTACGCAAAAGCATTAACCCTTCCATAGAACAGGAACAGGCGGTTGATATGCTTTCTCAACACATCATTACAAAACCTGTTTTTGAAGCGTTGTTCGATGGATATTCGTTTGTTCAGAATAATCCCATGAGTAAATCAATGCAGAAGATGCTAGATTTATTGGAAGAACAAACAATTGATGAAGATGTTAAAACTTTAGAATCATTCTACGAATCCGTAAAAATGCGGGCTTCGGGGATTGATAATGCTGAAGGCAAACAGAAAATCATCTTAGAATTATACGATAAGTTCTTTAAAACCGCCTTCCCTAAAATGGTTGAGCAGTTAGGAATTGTCTACACCCCAACCGAAGTGGTCGATTTTATTATTCACTCCGTTGCAGATGTACTTCAAAAAGAATTTAACCGGAATATTTCAGATGAAAATGTACACATTCTTGATCCATTTACTGGTACAGGAACCTTCATTACCAGATTACTCCAAAGTGGTGTAATCAGACCGGAAGATTTAGAAAGAAAATACAAGAAAGAAATTCACGCAAATGAAATTGTCTTGTTGGCTTATTACATTGCTTCAATAAACATCGAAAATGTATTCCATGACTTAACTCCTGATCCCGATGATGGTATTGGCAAGGAAGTCTATCATCCTTTTGATGGTATTTGTTTAACCGATACTTTCCAGCTGGGTGAAACAAAAGAGGGCGAACAGTTATTTGATGAAATGTTTCCGCAAAACTCAAAAAGAGTTCAGGATCAGCAGAAAACCCCTCTCCGAATCATAGTGGGTAATCCTCCTTATTCAATTGGTCAAAAATCTGCGAATGATAATGCAAAAAACCAATCATACCCAAGATTAGATAAAAAAATTGCAACCACCTATGCAAAAGAATCGAATGCTGGCCTGAATAAATCTTTATACGATGCTTATATAAAAGCCTTTAGATGGAGTACCGATCGGTTAGATCCAAAACATGGGGGTATCATTTCTTTTGTGTCAAATGGGGCATGGTTAGATGGTAATTCTACTGATGGTTTCAGGAAATCTCTGGAAAAAGAATTCGACTCTATTTATATTTTTAACCTTCGGGGTAATGCAAGAACTAGTAATGAACAAAGAAGAAAGGAAGCAGGCAATGTTTTTAAAGAAGGTAGCAGAACCCCTATCGCAATAACTCTTCTAGTAAAAAATCCTGAAGCAAAAAGAGAGAAAGCTAAAATCTATTATAAAGACATTGGTGATTATCTTTCAAAGGATGAAAAATTAAAAATTATCTCAGAAAATAAGTCTTTCATAAATAGGGATTTAGGATTACAAGAATTACAAACAAATGAGCATGGCGATTGGATTAATCACAGAAATTCTGCTTTTGATGATTTTGTCCAATTACAACCAAATAAAAAATATTTGACATCAGAAAAAAGCTTTTTCATATCTCAAAGTTTGGGAACTGCAACTAATAGAGATGCTTGGGTTTATAACTTTTCAAAAAAAACATTAAGAAATAATATTAATAAAACTATCAATTATTACAATGAAAATTGCAATAATTTACTAACCGATAAATCATTAAAAATTAATAAAGATTCAAAATTAGGAAATTGGACAAGAGATTGGCAAAATGCAATTTCTAAAGGAAAATTATTTGTTGAAAATGAAAATGAATACAAAACCACTTTATATAGACCATTTACTAAAATAAACTCTTATTTTGATGATGATTTAAACCAAGAAAGATACCAATTGCCAAAAATATTTTCAGGTAAAAATATTGCTATTTCTGTCGTTGGTACTGGGGGAAGTAAGAATTTTTCAGTTATCATTACAGCTTTAATTCCAGACTTGCAATTAATGTCTAATGGACAAATCTTCCCACTATATTATTACGAAGAACCAAAAACAATCCAAAAAGGCTTATTTGACGATCCTAGTGAATCTGATTATGTTAGACGAGATGCAATTTCAGATTTTATATACGAACAGGCAAAGAAACAGTATGGTAAAAATGTAACCAAAGAAGACATTTTTTATTACGTGTATGGATTTCTGCATTCAAAAGATTACAGAGAAACTTTTGCTGCCGATCTAAAGAAGATGCTTCCAAAACTCCCTTTACTGGAGGATGTGAAAGACTTTTGGGCATTCTCCAAAGCTGGGCGTCAATTGGCAGCTTTACATCTGGATTATGAAGCTGTTCCTGCCTATCCTGGCGTTTCAGTAACAGAAAGCAACAATTACCAGGTGACAAAAATGAAGTTCCCTAAAAAGGACCAGAAAGACAAGATCATCTATAATAGCAACATAGTAATTTCAAACATTCCGGCAAAAGCCTATGAGTATGTTGTAAATGGTAAATCAGCCATCGAATGGATTATGGAACGCTACCAAATCACCACGCACAAAGATTCAGGAATCACAAATAATCCGAACGATTGGGCTGCTGAAGTAGGCAATCAACGGTATATTTTAGATTTACTTCTGAGTATTATTAATGTTTCCATACAGACA
The window above is part of the Kaistella faecalis genome. Proteins encoded here:
- a CDS encoding DEAD/DEAH box helicase, which produces MATSFTKVLEKYRKISFSQRDKGDRFERLMKAYLLTDPKYTAIFKKVWMWNEFPSKADLGGTDTGIDLVALTFDGDYWAIQCKCYEENTVIDKKAVDTFLSTSSRSFKNDDLQTTHFSQCLWISTSNNWTNNATESLKNQRPPVSRINIYDLNQAPVDWEKLENNITGEQARTKKYPLKDHQKEALTNTHTYFKENDRGKLIMACGTGKTFTSLRIAENETSGKGLILFLVPSIALLGQTLNEWSAQAMEKINPICICSDPEITKKKTKVEDIDTTSVIDLALPASTNVPNIIQQFHRLKSHDNGGMTVVFSTYQSIEVIAKAQAELGKIFPEYAEFDLIICDEAHRTTGAKLASEDESAFTKVHDNEFLKAKKRLYMTATPRLYDQETKSKAAQAEALLWSMDDEKIYGEEIYRIGFGEAVGRKLLTDYKVLILTLSETDVPPVIQQMISNGESEIRVDDMPKLIGCINALSKQVLGDEGLLKATDPNPMRRAVAFCSTIANSKTITQTLNSVSDTYIDTLPEESNVNTVSVSSDHIDGTMSATERNKLLDWLKDEPEDNECRVLTNVRCLSEGVDVPSLDAVMFLSARNSQVDVVQSVGRVMRLSEGKQYGYIIIPVVVPTTISAEEALDDNERFKVVWTVLNALRAHDDRFNATVNKIELNKKKPSNILVGGVATGFSPDGKPYEKGAYDGGSTEVLEKQLKIQFEELQNAVFARMVQKVGDRRYWEQWAKSVGDIAARQKERIIQLIVDSPKHAKEFERFLKGLRKSINPSIEQEQAVDMLSQHIITKPVFEALFDGYSFVQNNPMSKSMQKMLDLLEEQTIDEDVKTLESFYESVKMRASGIDNAEGKQKIILELYDKFFKTAFPKMVEQLGIVYTPTEVVDFIIHSVADVLQKEFNRNISDENVHILDPFTGTGTFITRLLQSGVIRPEDLERKYKKEIHANEIVLLAYYIASINIENVFHDLTPDPDDGIGKEVYHPFDGICLTDTFQLGETKEGEQLFDEMFPQNSKRVQDQQKTPLRIIVGNPPYSIGQKSANDNAKNQSYPRLDKKIATTYAKESNAGLNKSLYDAYIKAFRWSTDRLDPKHGGIISFVSNGAWLDGNSTDGFRKSLEKEFDSIYIFNLRGNARTSNEQRRKEAGNVFKEGSRTPIAITLLVKNPEAKREKAKIYYKDIGDYLSKDEKLKIISENKSFINRDLGLQELQTNEHGDWINHRNSAFDDFVQLQPNKKYLTSEKSFFISQSLGTATNRDAWVYNFSKKTLRNNINKTINYYNENCNNLLTDKSLKINKDSKLGNWTRDWQNAISKGKLFVENENEYKTTLYRPFTKINSYFDDDLNQERYQLPKIFSGKNIAISVVGTGGSKNFSVIITALIPDLQLMSNGQIFPLYYYEEPKTIQKGLFDDPSESDYVRRDAISDFIYEQAKKQYGKNVTKEDIFYYVYGFLHSKDYRETFAADLKKMLPKLPLLEDVKDFWAFSKAGRQLAALHLDYEAVPAYPGVSVTESNNYQVTKMKFPKKDQKDKIIYNSNIVISNIPAKAYEYVVNGKSAIEWIMERYQITTHKDSGITNNPNDWAAEVGNQRYILDLLLSIINVSIQTVDIVNDLPKLNFE